One stretch of Deinococcus metalli DNA includes these proteins:
- the yidC gene encoding membrane protein insertase YidC — protein MNTRLLLPLTALAGALLLTGCGQTGPLPTFGKAITPEWITADFDGQPGDEYIATSNLQDVVFNARGEVIGWYVKPTAGTPYIKKTNGAWDFSSVKGQAAMPNMVGVPVAKGTAPTFPADRRALALTGGALDPAQPAETSAPQLRTDLAANRQDAVFRYTQGGVSVTKTITLHPRNFKIDVKTDVSGGPAQVQMRFPGLGRADNPRVQAYAVGAASAIAVQGAGTQDVKNVQYAALQENPSQVAHAVIVRPQAGTTLDATLTGGPQGLISATLPASSSLEVYGGKNELIHLYQSGYTALPGVFKPNPFGQISLIIVKLMETLYKFIGNWGLVLVVLTILLRAIMWPLMQTQGRTTARMQVMQPKIKEIQEKYKERKDADSQRAMQAEMAQLYRDYNFNPAGCLSTFIPFPVLIALWSTIRNFEFDSGFLWLPDLAVPDPFYILAVIYLIVNVGQLYVMTRKNPDMFRQQAMIYIVFLYFALTFPAGVTIYIILSTLIGIGQQILINKQVERETATIGQKVEKAPSRQVARANAKTIDAPKK, from the coding sequence ATGAACACACGACTCCTGCTTCCCCTGACGGCCCTGGCCGGCGCGCTGCTCCTCACGGGCTGCGGACAGACCGGCCCCCTCCCCACCTTCGGCAAGGCGATCACGCCCGAGTGGATCACCGCCGATTTCGACGGCCAGCCCGGCGACGAGTACATTGCCACCAGCAACCTGCAGGACGTGGTGTTCAACGCGCGCGGCGAGGTGATCGGCTGGTACGTGAAACCCACCGCCGGCACGCCGTACATCAAGAAGACCAACGGCGCGTGGGACTTTAGCAGCGTCAAGGGACAGGCGGCCATGCCGAACATGGTCGGCGTGCCGGTCGCCAAGGGCACGGCCCCGACCTTCCCCGCCGACCGCCGCGCCCTGGCGCTGACCGGCGGCGCGCTCGACCCCGCCCAGCCGGCCGAGACGAGCGCGCCGCAGCTCAGGACGGATCTGGCCGCCAACCGCCAGGACGCCGTGTTCCGCTACACCCAGGGCGGCGTGAGCGTCACCAAGACCATCACGCTGCACCCCCGCAACTTCAAGATTGACGTCAAGACCGACGTGAGTGGCGGTCCCGCACAGGTGCAGATGCGCTTCCCCGGCCTGGGCCGCGCCGACAACCCGCGCGTGCAGGCCTACGCGGTGGGCGCCGCCTCGGCCATCGCGGTGCAGGGCGCCGGCACGCAGGACGTCAAGAACGTGCAGTACGCCGCGCTCCAGGAAAATCCCAGCCAGGTCGCGCACGCGGTGATCGTGCGTCCTCAGGCGGGCACCACGCTGGACGCCACCCTGACCGGCGGTCCGCAGGGCCTGATCAGCGCGACCCTGCCCGCCAGCAGCTCGCTGGAAGTGTACGGCGGCAAGAACGAGCTGATCCACCTGTACCAGAGCGGCTACACCGCGCTGCCGGGCGTGTTCAAACCCAACCCCTTCGGCCAGATCAGCCTGATCATCGTCAAGCTGATGGAAACGCTGTACAAGTTCATCGGCAACTGGGGCCTGGTGCTGGTCGTGCTGACCATCCTGCTGCGCGCCATCATGTGGCCGCTGATGCAGACGCAGGGCCGCACCACCGCCCGCATGCAGGTCATGCAGCCGAAGATCAAGGAAATTCAGGAGAAGTACAAGGAGCGCAAGGACGCCGACTCGCAGCGCGCCATGCAGGCCGAGATGGCGCAGCTGTACCGCGACTACAACTTCAACCCGGCGGGGTGCCTGTCCACCTTCATTCCCTTCCCGGTGCTGATCGCGCTGTGGTCCACCATCCGCAACTTCGAGTTCGACTCGGGCTTCCTGTGGCTGCCGGACCTGGCGGTGCCCGATCCCTTCTACATCCTGGCCGTGATCTACCTGATCGTGAACGTCGGGCAGCTGTACGTCATGACGCGCAAGAACCCGGACATGTTCCGGCAGCAGGCCATGATCTACATCGTGTTCCTGTACTTCGCGCTGACCTTCCCGGCGGGCGTGACCATCTACATCATCCTGTCCACCCTGATCGGCATCGGGCAGCAGATCCTGATCAACAAGCAGGTCGAGCGCGAGACCGCGACCATCGGCCAGAAGGTCGAGAAGGCGCCGTCGCGGCAGGTCGCGCGCGCCAACGCCAAGACCATCGACGCGCCCAAGAAGTAA
- a CDS encoding polysaccharide deacetylase family protein encodes MRALLLALLALSGVAGAIRPSLDAPGVITHGPRALQDVALTFDADMTPGMEQELRSGRVRSFDNEAVVRVLEQAGIPATFFLTGMWAQVYPASARAMAHNPLFEIEDHSYDHPGFAQPCYGLAGIAPGAKAPDILRAQRAISQATGDTPRYFRFPGGCATAADVALAHAAGLQVVHWDVVGGDVNQPDPAVIVRQTLRAVQGGSIVVLHVSGGHAPATALALPGIIAGLRQEGYRFVTVQALLGAPATHTPTTP; translated from the coding sequence ATGAGAGCCCTCCTGCTGGCCCTGTTGGCCTTGAGCGGCGTCGCCGGCGCCATCCGGCCGTCCCTGGACGCGCCGGGCGTGATCACGCACGGGCCGCGTGCCCTGCAGGACGTTGCCCTCACCTTCGACGCGGACATGACGCCGGGCATGGAGCAGGAACTGCGCTCGGGCCGCGTCCGCAGCTTCGACAACGAGGCGGTCGTGCGGGTGCTGGAGCAGGCCGGCATACCCGCCACCTTCTTCCTCACGGGCATGTGGGCGCAGGTGTACCCGGCCTCGGCGCGGGCGATGGCCCACAACCCGCTGTTCGAGATCGAGGACCACAGCTACGACCATCCGGGCTTCGCGCAGCCGTGTTATGGGCTGGCGGGCATCGCGCCAGGGGCCAAGGCGCCGGACATCCTGCGCGCGCAGCGGGCCATCTCGCAGGCGACCGGGGACACGCCGCGCTATTTCCGCTTTCCCGGCGGGTGCGCCACGGCCGCCGACGTGGCCCTCGCGCATGCAGCGGGACTACAGGTCGTGCACTGGGACGTGGTGGGCGGAGACGTGAACCAGCCCGACCCGGCCGTCATCGTGCGGCAGACGCTGCGCGCCGTGCAGGGCGGCAGCATCGTGGTGCTGCACGTCAGCGGGGGGCACGCGCCGGCCACCGCCCTGGCGCTGCCGGGCATCATCGCGGGCCTGCGGCAGGAGGGCTACCGCTTTGTCACGGTGCAGGCGCTCCTCGGGGCGCCGGCCACCCACACGCCGACCACACCGTAA
- a CDS encoding C39 family peptidase: MRLPALLLTAGLLVGAAAFGVSQYHATRDVPEETASAAPVEPSAPAETALPEPVRVPAQVTESAPPVPEPAAEPTPAPAPTVARPTPTPLPVRASIPGIRHEYQRMNNCGPVTIGMALNRWGSTLTQYDIAPQLKPSRGDVNVSPDELAAYARSQGMDVHLARGGDRAMLRALLAAGYPVIVETWFITHDSGGMGHYRLLTGYDDTAQRFSALDSYLGRLKLDYAPFDEMWRAFGRTFLVVTPPAKTAPLRALLGLRADPAAARAETLRVAEAEAARIGDAVAYANVGEARLALDDAPGAARAFDQALAARPDPALDPTRPGWVQGGLPWRALWYDFGPLEAYVRTGQYAKVLSLTGAVLRSVPTHEEALYWRARALSGLGRTAEARAAYREALRLRPTFAEARADLSAL; the protein is encoded by the coding sequence ATGCGTCTGCCTGCTCTGCTGCTGACCGCCGGCCTGCTCGTGGGAGCGGCGGCCTTCGGCGTGAGCCAGTACCACGCGACCCGCGACGTGCCCGAGGAGACGGCCAGCGCGGCGCCCGTCGAGCCATCCGCCCCGGCAGAGACCGCCCTCCCGGAACCCGTCCGCGTGCCGGCGCAGGTGACGGAATCCGCGCCGCCCGTGCCGGAACCGGCCGCCGAGCCCACACCGGCACCGGCGCCCACCGTGGCCCGGCCCACACCGACGCCGCTGCCCGTGCGGGCGAGCATTCCCGGCATCCGGCACGAGTACCAGCGCATGAACAACTGCGGGCCGGTGACCATCGGCATGGCGCTGAACCGCTGGGGCAGCACGCTCACGCAGTACGACATCGCGCCACAACTCAAGCCGTCCAGGGGGGACGTGAACGTCTCACCGGACGAACTCGCCGCGTACGCGCGCTCGCAGGGCATGGACGTGCACCTCGCGCGCGGCGGCGACCGGGCCATGCTGCGCGCCCTGCTGGCGGCCGGCTACCCGGTGATCGTGGAGACGTGGTTCATCACGCACGACTCAGGCGGGATGGGGCACTACCGCCTGCTGACCGGCTATGACGACACGGCGCAGCGCTTCAGCGCCCTGGATTCCTACCTGGGACGACTGAAGCTCGACTACGCGCCGTTCGACGAGATGTGGCGGGCCTTCGGGCGCACGTTCCTGGTGGTCACGCCGCCCGCGAAGACCGCGCCGCTGCGCGCCCTGCTGGGCCTGCGCGCCGACCCGGCCGCCGCGCGGGCCGAGACGCTGCGCGTGGCCGAGGCCGAGGCCGCCCGCATCGGGGACGCCGTGGCGTATGCCAACGTGGGCGAGGCGCGGCTCGCGCTGGACGACGCCCCAGGTGCCGCGCGGGCCTTCGATCAGGCCCTGGCCGCCCGGCCGGACCCCGCGCTCGACCCGACCAGACCCGGCTGGGTGCAGGGCGGCCTGCCGTGGCGGGCGCTGTGGTACGACTTCGGGCCGCTGGAGGCCTACGTGCGCACCGGGCAGTACGCGAAAGTCCTGTCGCTGACGGGCGCGGTGCTGCGCTCGGTGCCCACGCACGAGGAAGCGCTGTACTGGCGTGCCCGGGCGCTGAGTGGCCTGGGCCGCACCGCCGAGGCGAGGGCGGCGTACCGCGAGGCGCTGCGCCTGCGGCCCACCTTCGCGGAGGCCCGGGCCGACCTCAGCGCGCTGTGA
- a CDS encoding alpha-ketoacid dehydrogenase subunit beta: protein MTATAEATRTMTMVAAINDALDVALGTDDAVHVFGEDVGVMGGVFRATDGLQAKYGTARVFDTPLAEAGIVGMGIGMGLAGLKPVAEIQFAGFLYPALDQILSHLGRYRHRTRSRYHLPMVIRAPYGGGVHTPEQHADSPEAILAHTPGVKVVIPSTPADAKGLLLSAIADPDPVFFFEAIKLYRSVKEDVPVGDHRVPLGMARIVTPGDDVTVICYGGMVEVVQKAADAARAAGIGVEVIDLRTLVPMDTQTVLASVEKTGRAVVVTEAPRTGGFHSEISAVIAEEAIEHLRAPIVRVTGFDAPYPPFTAVEDVYRPNPVRVARAIKAVMGY from the coding sequence GTGACCGCCACCGCCGAGGCCACGAGGACCATGACCATGGTCGCGGCCATCAACGACGCGCTGGACGTGGCCCTGGGCACCGACGACGCCGTGCACGTCTTCGGTGAGGACGTGGGCGTGATGGGCGGCGTGTTCCGCGCCACCGACGGCCTCCAGGCGAAGTACGGCACGGCGCGCGTGTTCGACACCCCGCTGGCCGAGGCCGGGATCGTGGGCATGGGGATCGGCATGGGGCTGGCGGGCCTGAAACCGGTCGCGGAGATCCAGTTCGCGGGCTTCCTGTACCCGGCGCTGGACCAGATCCTGTCGCACCTGGGGCGCTACCGGCACCGCACCCGCAGCCGCTACCACCTGCCCATGGTGATCCGGGCGCCGTACGGCGGCGGCGTGCACACACCTGAGCAGCACGCCGACAGCCCCGAGGCGATCCTGGCGCACACGCCCGGGGTCAAGGTGGTCATTCCCAGCACGCCGGCCGACGCCAAGGGCCTGCTGCTGAGCGCGATCGCGGACCCCGATCCGGTGTTCTTCTTCGAGGCGATCAAGCTGTACCGCAGCGTGAAGGAGGACGTGCCGGTGGGCGACCACCGCGTGCCCCTGGGCATGGCGCGGATCGTGACGCCCGGGGACGACGTGACCGTCATCTGCTACGGCGGCATGGTCGAGGTTGTGCAGAAGGCCGCTGACGCCGCGCGGGCGGCCGGGATCGGCGTGGAGGTGATCGACCTGCGGACGCTGGTGCCCATGGACACCCAGACCGTGCTCGCCAGCGTGGAGAAGACCGGACGCGCTGTGGTTGTGACCGAGGCGCCGCGCACCGGCGGTTTCCACAGCGAGATCAGCGCCGTGATCGCCGAGGAGGCCATCGAACACCTGCGCGCGCCGATCGTGCGCGTGACCGGCTTCGACGCGCCGTATCCGCCCTTCACCGCCGTGGAGGACGTCTATCGCCCGAATCCCGTGCGCGTGGCACGGGCCATCAAGGCGGTCATGGGCTACTGA
- the pdhA gene encoding pyruvate dehydrogenase (acetyl-transferring) E1 component subunit alpha, translating to MTPTPSTPQESADTDRAHHAARTAYDTAQAAEDLFQIVAPDGTVTRPDLLPDAEIRVQLYRHMRRARHFDERGWVLYRQGRMGVFPPFGGMEASQVGTAAALTKDDWLFPTYRDTGAALTLGLPIARAIAYWRTSPHGWHMPDDLKVLPFYIPIATQYPQAVGAALAEQRQGTRNVAMAFIGDGGSSEGDFHEALNFAGALNAPCVFILQNNGWAISVPTRAQTRATNLSRRADGYGIPGVRVDGNDALATYHVTQEAVERARSGGGPTLIETVTYRVKPHTVADDPSRYRTDADTAGWDAKDPVLRLRTHLLSAGVLTEADEQAMLADIAAEFETALAEADGYPEPTPAEILDHVFAEPTPQLRRQREQIAAEAAQ from the coding sequence ATGACCCCCACCCCGTCCACACCGCAGGAATCCGCCGACACGGACCGCGCCCACCACGCCGCCCGCACCGCCTACGACACCGCCCAGGCCGCCGAGGACCTGTTCCAGATCGTCGCGCCCGACGGCACGGTCACCCGCCCGGACCTGCTGCCCGACGCAGAGATCCGCGTGCAGCTGTACCGCCACATGCGCCGCGCCCGGCACTTCGACGAGCGCGGCTGGGTGCTGTACCGCCAGGGCCGCATGGGCGTGTTTCCTCCCTTCGGCGGCATGGAGGCCAGCCAGGTCGGCACCGCCGCCGCGCTGACGAAGGACGACTGGCTGTTTCCCACGTACCGCGACACCGGCGCGGCCCTCACGCTGGGGCTGCCGATCGCGCGGGCCATCGCGTACTGGCGCACCAGTCCGCACGGCTGGCACATGCCCGACGACCTGAAGGTGCTGCCCTTCTACATTCCCATCGCCACGCAGTATCCGCAGGCGGTCGGCGCGGCGCTGGCCGAGCAGCGCCAGGGCACGCGCAACGTGGCGATGGCCTTTATCGGCGACGGCGGCAGCAGCGAGGGCGACTTCCACGAGGCGCTGAACTTCGCGGGCGCCCTGAATGCCCCGTGCGTGTTCATCCTCCAGAACAACGGCTGGGCAATTTCCGTCCCAACCCGCGCCCAGACCAGGGCCACGAACCTGTCGCGCCGCGCCGACGGCTACGGCATTCCCGGCGTGCGCGTGGACGGCAACGACGCCCTGGCGACGTACCACGTCACGCAGGAGGCGGTGGAGCGCGCCCGCAGCGGCGGCGGCCCCACGCTGATCGAGACGGTGACGTACCGCGTCAAGCCGCACACCGTGGCCGACGACCCCAGCCGCTACCGCACCGACGCCGACACCGCCGGCTGGGACGCAAAAGACCCCGTGCTGCGGCTGCGCACGCACCTGCTGTCGGCGGGCGTGCTGACGGAGGCGGACGAGCAGGCCATGCTGGCCGACATCGCCGCCGAGTTCGAGACCGCGCTAGCCGAGGCCGACGGCTATCCCGAGCCCACGCCGGCCGAGATTCTGGATCACGTGTTCGCAGAGCCCACGCCGCAGCTTCGCCGGCAACGCGAGCAGATCGCCGCGGAGGCCGCGCAGTGA
- the rlmB gene encoding 23S rRNA (guanosine(2251)-2'-O)-methyltransferase RlmB, translated as MLLYGRNPVLEALKDGRVTEVLVARGVEDAFVRELKATGVHIRWGARIELDQLAGTTAHQGVMAEVEELAWASVDDILDRAEQRAEPLVVVLLDGVTDPRNFGAIIRSAEVLGAHGVVVEERRSAPLSPVVAKTAAGATSFLPVAQTKNLPRLIDQLKADGVWVYGAAGEAAQPVGRVDFSGKVALVIGAEGEGLRRLVREKCDVLVSIPTRGRVQSLNASVAAGILLYEVTRGRA; from the coding sequence ATGTTGTTGTATGGGCGCAATCCGGTGCTGGAAGCACTGAAAGACGGTCGCGTGACCGAGGTGCTGGTCGCCAGGGGCGTCGAGGACGCGTTCGTCCGGGAACTCAAGGCCACCGGCGTGCACATCCGCTGGGGCGCGCGCATCGAACTCGACCAGCTCGCCGGCACCACCGCGCACCAGGGCGTGATGGCCGAGGTCGAGGAACTGGCGTGGGCCAGCGTGGACGACATCCTCGACCGCGCCGAGCAGCGCGCCGAACCGCTGGTGGTCGTGCTGCTCGATGGCGTCACTGATCCGCGCAACTTCGGGGCGATCATCCGCAGCGCCGAGGTGCTGGGCGCGCACGGCGTGGTGGTGGAGGAACGCCGCAGCGCGCCGCTGTCGCCGGTGGTCGCCAAGACCGCCGCCGGGGCCACGTCGTTCCTGCCGGTCGCGCAGACCAAGAACCTGCCCCGGCTGATCGACCAGCTCAAGGCGGACGGCGTGTGGGTGTACGGCGCGGCCGGCGAGGCGGCCCAGCCGGTGGGCCGCGTGGACTTCTCCGGCAAGGTGGCGCTGGTGATCGGCGCCGAGGGCGAGGGCCTGCGCCGCCTGGTGCGCGAGAAGTGCGACGTGCTGGTCAGCATTCCCACGCGCGGGCGGGTGCAGAGCCTGAACGCCTCGGTGGCGGCGGGCATCCTGCTGTACGAGGTCACGCGGGGCCGCGCGTGA
- a CDS encoding aldose 1-epimerase, with product MTPGHSWRVETISSGALTLEVLPEVGASILNLRAASGRPVMRPVKLADVQTSSQCASFTLLPFSNRVRDARFAFGGTEHQLKVTTKDGLTQHGDVRNRPWTVTRVSDAGLRCDFDSRAFPDINWPWAFTARVEYTLHGPHLDTSVTLTNADTTPMPAGMGLHPYFTRRDGATDPTVTFDAALAYDTDDRALPLGAARTLRPDEDYRVPAPVGERTIDRTYTAWDGVAHLDWGGRGLTLTADSAFSHLVVFTAPDGSLALEPTSHATDAFNLAARGVGGVDMRVLAPGQSLAGAVRLTLEGRW from the coding sequence GTGACGCCGGGCCACTCCTGGCGCGTCGAGACCATCTCCAGCGGCGCCCTGACCCTGGAAGTACTGCCGGAGGTCGGAGCGAGCATCCTGAACCTGCGCGCCGCGTCGGGCCGACCGGTGATGCGGCCGGTGAAGCTGGCGGACGTGCAGACCAGCAGCCAGTGCGCCAGCTTCACGCTGCTGCCCTTCTCCAACCGCGTCCGGGACGCGCGCTTCGCGTTCGGCGGCACGGAGCACCAGTTGAAGGTGACCACCAAGGACGGCCTGACCCAGCACGGCGACGTCCGCAACCGGCCGTGGACCGTCACGCGCGTCTCGGACGCGGGGCTGCGCTGCGACTTCGACTCGCGCGCCTTCCCGGACATCAACTGGCCGTGGGCGTTCACGGCGCGGGTGGAGTACACGCTGCACGGCCCGCACTTGGACACCAGCGTGACCCTCACGAACGCGGACACCACCCCCATGCCCGCCGGGATGGGGCTGCACCCGTACTTCACCCGCCGGGACGGCGCCACCGACCCGACCGTGACCTTTGACGCGGCCCTGGCCTACGACACCGATGACCGCGCGTTGCCGCTCGGCGCGGCTCGGACGCTGCGTCCCGACGAGGACTACCGCGTGCCCGCACCCGTCGGTGAGCGGACCATCGACCGCACGTACACCGCGTGGGACGGCGTGGCACACCTCGACTGGGGCGGGCGCGGGCTGACCCTCACGGCCGACAGCGCGTTCTCGCACCTCGTGGTGTTCACCGCCCCGGACGGCTCGCTGGCCCTGGAACCCACCAGCCACGCCACCGACGCCTTCAACCTCGCGGCGCGGGGCGTGGGGGGCGTGGACATGCGCGTCCTGGCGCCCGGTCAGAGCCTGGCGGGTGCGGTGCGGCTCACGCTGGAGGGTCGCTGGTAG
- a CDS encoding S1C family serine protease produces the protein MRASPWLPVLLLLALGAYLLPPRAPDAQAAPAPSAARTLPDPLPRETRALFEQTRPATVQVESVDPARNSAGIGTGFFISDQGQVLTAYHVVSTGTLFQVSTVSGRSYRARVTAFNAAADVALLSVDGRGPFPFLKLTTRAPRVGETVLAIGNSGGEFLQPRRGTLLGLDAAAGRADFPQGTLEMSAPLAPGDSGGPIIDGNGQAIGVVSYIRVDGENRTQRSYAVPVVAGNALVEGLLAGRKQDVAVVGLVLDDVHSGMTDPPGAIVSRVARGSPAARAGLRGAQFDKDGNLSRLGDIITSVNGTPVRDADEFITAVRGVGIGVAVRLGYVRDGTPREATVVLAAKASIPDLRD, from the coding sequence ATGCGCGCGTCTCCGTGGCTTCCGGTCCTGCTCCTGCTGGCGCTGGGAGCGTACCTGCTGCCGCCGCGCGCGCCCGACGCTCAGGCGGCCCCGGCCCCCAGTGCCGCGCGTACCCTGCCCGATCCCCTGCCCCGTGAAACGCGGGCGCTGTTCGAGCAGACCCGCCCGGCGACCGTGCAGGTCGAGAGCGTCGATCCCGCGCGGAACTCGGCAGGCATCGGCACCGGGTTTTTCATCAGCGACCAGGGGCAGGTGCTGACCGCGTACCACGTGGTGAGCACCGGCACGCTGTTCCAGGTGAGCACGGTGTCCGGCAGGAGTTACCGCGCGCGCGTCACGGCCTTCAACGCGGCCGCCGACGTGGCGCTGTTGAGCGTCGACGGCCGCGGGCCGTTTCCGTTCCTGAAACTGACGACGCGCGCCCCGCGCGTGGGCGAGACGGTGCTGGCCATCGGGAACAGCGGCGGGGAGTTCCTGCAGCCCCGGCGCGGCACGCTGCTGGGGCTGGACGCAGCGGCTGGTCGGGCGGATTTCCCGCAGGGCACGCTGGAGATGAGCGCGCCCCTGGCACCGGGCGACAGCGGCGGGCCGATCATCGACGGCAACGGGCAGGCGATCGGGGTGGTCAGTTACATCCGCGTGGACGGCGAGAACCGCACGCAGCGCAGCTACGCGGTGCCGGTCGTGGCGGGGAACGCGCTGGTCGAGGGTCTGCTGGCGGGCCGCAAGCAGGACGTGGCCGTGGTGGGGCTGGTGCTGGACGACGTCCACAGCGGCATGACCGACCCGCCGGGCGCCATCGTGTCGCGCGTCGCGCGGGGCAGCCCGGCGGCGCGGGCCGGTCTGCGCGGCGCGCAGTTCGACAAGGACGGCAACCTCTCGCGCCTGGGTGACATCATCACCAGCGTGAACGGCACCCCCGTGCGCGACGCCGACGAGTTCATCACGGCGGTGCGCGGCGTGGGCATCGGCGTGGCCGTGCGCCTGGGCTACGTCCGCGACGGCACGCCGCGCGAGGCGACGGTGGTACTGGCCGCCAAGGCGAGCATTCCGGACCTGCGCGACTGA
- a CDS encoding EVE domain-containing protein, whose protein sequence is MPFWLLKSEPDVFGYPDLQRVGREPWNGVRNYQARNNLRAMRSGELCLFYHSNAKPNGIAGVARVSREAHPDNLQFDPASAYYDPRSPMDDPRWSMVEVEPVRAFPRVLTLDDLRALPGWQDSPLIRKGTRLSVLPVSDTEFRAALAAVGLDADHL, encoded by the coding sequence ATGCCCTTCTGGCTCCTCAAGTCCGAACCGGACGTGTTCGGGTACCCCGATCTCCAGCGTGTGGGCCGCGAACCGTGGAACGGCGTGCGCAACTACCAGGCGCGCAACAACCTGCGCGCCATGCGCTCGGGCGAGCTGTGCCTGTTCTACCACTCCAACGCGAAACCGAACGGCATCGCGGGCGTGGCGCGCGTGAGCCGCGAGGCCCACCCGGACAACCTGCAGTTCGATCCGGCCAGTGCGTACTACGACCCCAGGTCGCCGATGGACGACCCGCGCTGGAGCATGGTCGAGGTCGAGCCGGTGCGCGCCTTCCCGCGCGTGCTGACGCTGGACGACCTGCGTGCCCTGCCCGGGTGGCAGGACTCCCCGCTGATCCGCAAGGGCACCCGCCTGAGCGTCCTGCCCGTCAGCGACACGGAATTCCGCGCGGCGCTGGCCGCGGTGGGCCTGGATGCCGATCACCTTTGA
- a CDS encoding GNAT family N-acetyltransferase, which produces MPITFEPLTAADVPRFTGWLQQPHVRAFWDDGERDEAAVTGQYLGPDRDDVPGFIFSVDGRPAGFLQTEWIQDGHEFQPWAAPGGETWAIDLLIGEAELIGHGVGPRVITAFIGTLQRERPALRRMVIDPDERNARAIRAYGKVGFEPAGILEGDGERRVIMTLNVGWRG; this is translated from the coding sequence ATGCCGATCACCTTTGAGCCGCTGACCGCAGCGGACGTGCCCCGCTTCACCGGCTGGCTGCAACAGCCCCATGTCCGCGCGTTCTGGGACGACGGCGAGCGCGACGAGGCAGCGGTCACCGGGCAGTACCTGGGCCCGGACCGCGACGACGTGCCCGGCTTCATCTTCAGCGTGGACGGGCGCCCCGCCGGCTTCCTCCAGACCGAGTGGATACAGGATGGGCACGAGTTCCAGCCGTGGGCCGCGCCGGGAGGGGAGACCTGGGCCATCGACCTCCTGATCGGGGAGGCCGAGCTGATCGGTCACGGCGTGGGGCCTCGGGTGATCACGGCGTTCATCGGAACACTTCAACGCGAGCGACCGGCTCTGCGCCGCATGGTGATCGATCCGGACGAGCGCAATGCGCGGGCGATTCGCGCCTACGGCAAGGTGGGGTTCGAGCCGGCCGGCATTCTGGAGGGTGATGGCGAGCGGCGGGTGATCATGACCTTGAACGTTGGGTGGAGGGGGTAG